aattattaaacaatataatataaaaacataaaaaaatatctacataattattaaattaataaactaacaTTATAAACAATagacaattaaaataaaacaataaaaaataaataaataattgaatacaCAAATCTTTGAAACCTTTCGACGAATATCAAAATCCTACTAGCCATCACTATCACGTATGACTATCGGATCACCTTATTGCATCAAAAACCTCTTCTATGAAATTCTCACAACTTCAAGCAAACACATCACAATACATAAACAAGCACATCATAATGCGCacagataaaaagaaagaaagaagaactaAAATGAAAGCAAAGTGATTTCATTGATGGAGTGTGAGGATGCATAAATAGTGGAGACTGCTTTAAATGAAGTAGTTGAAAGTTAAAATAACggtgaaaattaaattttgtttaatcaccaaatttaaatatttttcgcATGGGGGCAAATGTAATGGAAAAATGGAGAGGTACGGTAAGAAGAATGTGGTGGTATAAGGAAAATCCCTCGTAAGATTTCTGTGAAGTTCCACGGCCCAATCTGTGGCCCGTGTAAAAAATGTTTCGCCATTTTTTTCTCGGTACTTTCTGCGATGTTCACGTAGATGGTGTTGAACAGCATGGAGAAGCCATCGTCGTCGCGAAAATCGAGCACGAAGGTGAAAGCTTCGAGCGATGCGAACACCAGCTTGAGTATGCTGAATGAGGATCTTCTTCAGAACATTCTAGCGAGGCTTCCTGCTGTACCATTCGCTTCCGCAGCCTGCGTCAGCAAAGCATGGAACTCTCTCTGCAATCGCATCCTCTCTCGTCCCAAACTCTCTTCTGCGCTCTCTCTCAACCCTTCGCTCCCCGTACGTCTCTTTCTATCTCACATTTTACTTAATTAGGGTTCGGTAATAAACCCACGGAATGACGTCGGTTAACGCTGTACAATTTCGAATAGGATGCTGTTAACGAGGTTGTGCAAAGGGTTCTGTCGGAGCCAATTCGACCACATTTTGCTATTGCCAATACTGGAACAGGATTCTGCACTTCCAAGACTCTGCGGCTTGTAAGGAATTAATACCTTCACCTCTTTTGATTTTTTGCTTTATTGTGTTTGCTATGCAATTGGCTTAATGCTTATGTTACAGATTAGACAGTCATTGGGATCTAATATTCCCATTATTGTTACCGTGGCAAATGGTATTATTGGAAGGGATGCTATTACTGACGAGTTTAAAGAGGTTGGgttttgatatttgttttctGTTGTGGTAGAGATTTTCTGAACTCGACTAAACGCAGGGTGATTTATGTAGGTCAAATGGGGTGCCCTTTTTAGTGGCTTTGGTGAGGAAACATATGCAAAGTCTATAAACGAAGGCTTAGTTTTGACTGTTGGCTACTTGCCGGGATTGAAAGTCGAAGCTGTGCCGTTGCGGCGGCCACAAAAGGTAGTAAAATCCCTTAAGAATTTGGACTTGTGTATTCTCAGGAAATGAATATGTAATCTAAGAGAGATAGAGATAGTAAGACATTGTGAAAATGAATGTTCGTACAACCAATTTTAGGGGTTGATGCCAAGTAGCTAGAGATGGCTTATCGAAGGCAGGTGttaaagaacataaaaagaACACGACAGTAAAATATTTGTCTGTTTTGCATTggtttttcatattattaactACACACTTTACTAAAAAGACGAGTCTCAATCCATAGACTAACACTATGACTATTTGATCTCTTTTAACATCACAGTTAGCATATTGGATCGTTTTTTAGATGTGCTTGTCTAAGCTCAGAACCAGAATGGCATTAAGGCATAGTGTGTGGTTCAACAAGTATGAGTCACTAATGTTGCCTCACCTCAGTTCCTTAGTTGCACCCTTTCTCATCTTTATactgattaattatatttaaatgagggttttctttattcttctatttatttttttccaccAGTCATCTCAAGCACCTTGGGTCGACAATTTTATTAAGGATATTAAGGAATATTCCGCCATTGCCTCAGGTCGCCAGTTCCCTGTTGGGATCATATTGTTTGGAGTAAGTGTATAGCTGCACGcatatatactaattttattttatgatctttttcattatttatttgattcttGGATATGTTTCTGATAACTCTGATTTGGCTGCGTAGGAAGCAAGCAGTGACATGAAATTGGTTCTGGAGAAATTGGGTGAGTGATACTTATATGCATATCATTTGGTATTCCTGtatttattatgtttctttcttatgcgcttttgtttaatattttcattttcattgtctCTTTACTTTATGAGGAATATAGTAAGAGAAAATTGGCGTGCTGCTTGGTAGGCAAAAGTGCAAGGAAGGAAATTATTTCATGGGCTTTATTATGTGCAAAAGTTTTTTACTTAAAGATGTAACTTCGTGCTTACTCTAAAACTTTTGTTGTAAAATATCTATGGGATAGATAACTGTAATTTCTTCTTGACTTTAGATTTAGAAACTGTATTCTACCAATGTGTTTTAGAtcgttattttaatttgtacCCTTTTACTACAAGCTTGTgctcttcaatttcattaattatttttcatcaaaaatgaTGTCTTGTTTTCATTTCAGATTATGCTATGCCAATGGAGACTATCGTTGTGGGTGATGAGAGAGGCTCCTTTGACTTTGTACACAAAAGTGGGAATGATTCTAGAATCATTTGTAGTAAAAGAGGAAACGTAGAAGCTGTTGCTCTGGTATTTGCTCAGGACAGAGACAGGTCTTTGGGTATGTCTTGTTATCTTTTGACAGCCCTTGCCACATGATCCATGATATAATCCATGTAACTGCTACATTGCATACTGCCCTATTTCATTGACGAGGAATGCATTTTCTTCTATTCCTTGAAGGATCACAGGGTTGATGTTTCACGAACATATATCCTTTTCCTTTATTCAGGGGAAAAATGTACtgttaatcaaataaattttaagaaaagacAAGTGAAAATTCCCCTCAAGATTGATTAGACATGTctgaaaatttcaattattttgctCTCTCGAAATAGTGGTGTGCAGCGTGCACAAGTTgttagagatagagagagaaagtagaaATAGGAGGTTGTAGGTAAAGGGGAGGTAGGCTGGAATTGTCGTGGATTTGGAAGAGAATTGGACACTCTAATTGCTTTTCTTCTGGTATTGCTAATTGTATTTCCAATTCAAAATCTTAGTTGATTTTGGCTAAAACTGCTATTATTAATACAACTAGAGTTGACTTGTTGTATCATAGTTTTTTGGTTCTTATCAATTGGTATCATGGCATTTGATTGTGGCGACTTGTATGCTCTCTACATGCACTCCAATGGAGTATCGCGTTGGAGCACAACGTCCAAAAGTTGCTAGAAGATAGCCAATTACAGCTGAATGAGATTAAGTAGTTGTTGAAAGAGATAGGGTGAACTCACatatgtgtatattttgtgagaACTAAGGAGGGAGAGGATGACTATAGTTGCATTGAATGAACAAGCTAAGACTCAAAGATTAGGGAGGGGAGGCTAGATCCAATATTTAGCTCTAGAGCAAGGAAGATGGAAAGTTCAATATTTAAGGAAGATAGTGCTAATGCGTGTATCATTCGAGTGGAATGATATTTCAAACCAAACATAGTCCAAGAGGAAGACAAGGTGGACGTTGGAATGATAAGTACCTAGATTTTATTAACACTATAAAGAACTCCAAGACAGGTTCTTGGATGATCTCTTAGGAAAACCAAAGGGCTTGGTCTATATCTAATGACTGAGAACACAGAACAAAAGCCCAGGTCTTTCGAGAAGTCCTGTCTCTCCCTTCCTTACACTTACAATCTTCTCAAAAACTGCTAAAAACAACCCATATACAAACTATATATAGTAGTCTGTTTACAACAACCTACCCCACAAACATTTATAACTGCTTGTTATCCTTATTCCTCCTAACATACACTTCCCCCTGAACCTATCAATATCCCCTCTATGAAGTTTCACTTTGTCTTCAAGGTGAAAAGCATGAAACTCAGTGTTGATGGTTGTTGCAGCTTCCCAACTGTTTTCAATGGATGGGAGGTCTTTCCATTTAATTAAGACTTCCAATTCACCAGTTGTAGAAGTGCGGACATCCAACAATGCCTTCCGATACACTTCTAAAATCAGATCTTCAGTAAGTGCATGAGGAAGAGGTTGAACTGAAGTGGTTGGTTGCACAACACGCTTGAGGAGTGAGACATGAAAGACTGGATGATTCTACTGTGAGCAGGGAGATCTAGTTTATATGCTACAACCTTTATCCATTCCTTAGCTGTGTAAGGACCATAAAACCTAGGGCTGATTTTCTTGTTATATTTGCGTGCCAACGATTTCAAGTGATAGGGTTGCAACTTAAGGTATACCAAGTGCAAAGTTTGAAACTCCACGTCCCTCCTATGTTTATTTGCCTGCACCCGATTTTATTCTTGTGCTTTGCATAGGTTTCCTTTTAGTTCTCTCAATATGTCATCCCTTTCTTGTTGTAGTTGATTCACACTTTGCACTTTGGATGTGATAGTAGTACCCTTTAACATCACAGGAGGGTCACAACCATAGAAGGCCTTGAAAGGGGACATCTTTGTAGAGGCACTataataggtattaaaccaaaattctACCTAGGTCATGCAATGTAAATAAGTTTCTAAGCAATGATTTACTACCTCCGTTTGGCCATCCGATTGGGGGTGATAGGTTGTGCTAAACTTGAGTTTTGTGTCTACTGATTAAACAACTCCTACCAAAAAGTTGCTTAAGATATTGTCTTTATCGGAGACAATAGTAGAGGGAAACCCATGAAGTTTCACCATTTCTTTAATGAATAAGTGAGCTACTTTTGCCCCTGTGAGGGGTGGGCCAGGGCCAAAAAATGGGTGTACTTAGTGAGTCTATCCACCACCACCAGGATTGTGTCTTTACCTTGGACCTTAGGCAACCAGCCTACAAAATCCATATAAATGTCAGATCATACTTGAGTGGTATAGGCAATGGCTGCGACAAACCTATCAAAGCTAGAGTTTCAGCTTTATTCCTTTGACACAATTCACATTGTTGGACCTGCTCTTTAATGTCCTTTTTCATACCTTTCCAATAGAGGACCCTGATGGGGCCTatatacagggactgccattagtcagtgatggcagtccctgtatacaggccccatcagtcagtgatggcagtccctgtagtttttgtcacttttagccactacaggccccatcagtcagtgatggcagtccctgtagttttgatgcaagccccaaccttacttgatggcaatccagtCCCTGCAGGTTGTCATtattctcctttgtcaaagtcgtcctacttgaagtttcatggtgctatttgaagttttgtAGTTGTCCACCACTGTCCATAAATTGCTCGTCGACATGTGATTGCACATTTGCTtgccgcacactcttgaagacaaattacatatttcaaattgagtttatgtattccaagcttggtccatacaatctgtatgctccagcttgagggggagtgttagagatattatatttagtttatatttatcttttatcttatagttagtttgttattatttcttatttgttttttgggcttagtccatatttcttctattataaatagaaaaccctatgtgtgtattgaacacaagggagttttcactatattcaactgACCCCAACTATCCTCTTATACATCCGAGAATAACCACTATGTCCTCCTATAAGGGACTCATGCATCTCTTTAATTATGGCCGATATGTTGGAAGAGCCTTTAGGTAGCACCAATTTACCCTTTTAGGACAATCTACCCTTCTGTAATTCATAACCCTCATGAGATATAGGATTTAGCTGCAACTCCTGGATCACGGAAACTAATCCTATTGTAATTCCTCCTCCCAAGAGCCCCATTGCTTTGGTTGTAAGATAGAGATATCCATAAAATAGTCCTTACGAGATAAGGCATCTGCCACCTGATTTTCTTTGTCAGGCCTGAACCGTATGTCAAAGTCAAACCCAATGAGCTTGGAGGCCCATTCGAATTGGTCCTCTATCAACAATCGCTGGTCCATGAGAAGCTTTAGACTCTTCTGGTCTTTAGTATCGTGAAATGGCTGCCTATGAGATAATGTTTACATTTCGTAACTGCCTGGACTATGACCACTAATTCCTGTTCATAGATAGACTTCTGTTGGGCTCTTCCCGATAGAGCTTGACTCCAAAAAGCTAGAGGCCTCCCTTTTTGTATTAACACAGCTTGCTAGAAGCATCCGTTTCTAGGGTAAATGATTTAAGAAAAATCAGGGACTGCCAAAACTGGTAGTTGAGAAACAACCTTCTTCAAGGCCTCAAGAGCATTTTGAGCCTCTGTTGTCCAGTGAAAGCCATCTTTAGATAATAATTGTGAGTGGTTTAACAATCTTTACATATCCTTGTACTAAGTGTTTGTAATAGCCCATAAGGCTCAAAAATCCTCACAAAGTCTTAGAATTTTTCGGAATTGGCCACCTCTCCATGGCCTTTACCTTCTTTGGGTCTGCTGCCACCCATTGTTGGGAAATCATATGGCCCAGATATTGCAGGTGTAATTGCCCAAAGACACACTTCTTGTTGAGTTTTAATTTGTGCTGGTGCAGCACCCTTAAAACATCAGTTAGGTGGGTGACATGAGCTACTAAAGTGGGATTGTAGATCAATATATCATCAAAGAAAACTAAGACAAACTTTCTTAGAAATGGCTGAAGTATACGGTTCATCAAGGCCGGAAAGGTAAAGGAAGCATTAGTCAACCCAAAAGGCATGACTAGAAACTCATAATGGCCTTCATGGGTGCGAAAGGCAGTTTTCTGAATGTCTTCTTTGCACATCAAAATTTGGTTCTAACTAGATTTTAAATCCACTTTGGAAAACACGGTTGCTCCCGCTAATTCATCTAACAATTCCTTTATTACCAGAATAGGGAGTTTGTTAGGAATGGTGACCTTATTTAGAGCCCTATAGTCCACACAAAATCTCCATCCCATGCCCTTCTTGACTAAAATAATTGGGCTAGAATAAGGACTGATGCTAGGCCTAATAATCCCAGCTAGTAACATCTCTTGGACCAACCTttcaatctcattttttttgttgatgggAGTACTTGTAGGGCCTCAAATTAGGAATAGCAGCTCCTTCTTGGAGGTGTATATTGTGATCATGATGTCTACTAAGGGCTAGTCCTTCTAGATCTTGAAAGACCTTATCATTCTCTTCCAAAGTTGCTAGAATTTCTCCCGGTATTGGACCATCCAcagttttcttaattttcccccatttaataacaaaacatgACCCTTGCTGTTTGAAATCCTGCTACATTGTTTTCAAGGAGGACTCAGGTTTAGATAATGTGGGATCTCCGATTAAGACATGCTCCTCCTGCCTTTTCCTATGGTCAATCCTATGGTCAATCCTGGATTTCCAAAGTCAGCCCTGACTTCCGCAATGGATGCTAACCATTCGAAACCCAACACAATATCAACACCACTCAGCAAGAACACAAAGAAATCTTGCTGAATTTGCTGGCCTTGTACCTCCAAAATAAGCTCTTGGCACTTCCCTTGGCAACGCACCTTGTGTCCATCCCCTAGTTCAACCGCACAAGGTAGGGTTGCTTCCTTTGGTAACTCACATCTGTTTATTAATTCTTGGGAAATAAAAATGTGAGATCTTCCACAATCTAACAAGACCACCACTTTTTCTTTGCCAATCTTTCCTTATAGCttccacaattttttttttgtagtgagcCTAGCCATGGTGCATTGGAATAATTGCAAGTCTTGTTCTGTGTCTTCCCCTTCATCCTCCTGTAAGGGTGTATTGTCCTTGACATCTCTTAATTCTTTAATCTCGTCTAAAATAAGCAACATATGGAGCTGTTTATTTTACAGGTATGGTTTGGTCCAAATTTCTCATCACACCTGAAGCACAAGCCTTTTTTAATCTTATCTTGCAGGTCATCTTGGGACAGTTTCCTAAATGGTGCTCCCCTTTATTGGGTACCAGCCGGAGAGTTGTTGACAGTGCTCACAGAGCCACTGCTATTGCCACCTCCTCTGGATGAGTTAGGAAACTCCACTGAACTTCCCCCTTGCTTAGAATAACTCCTAGTAGATGGTAGTTGCttgaaattagtattttgacGCTATACCATGAAAGGTCCTCCCTTGGAGGTGACTCTAACCTTTCCACGACCATTTGAGCCTTCATCATTATCTCAGTGAGATTCTTGGGCTCATACAGCTTAACCTCAGCCTTTATTTCTTCCTTCAACCCATTTAAGAAGCTGCCCATCAGATAATCTTGTTGTATTCCTTTCAATAATCCATCATATTGTTCAAACTGCTCAATATATTCTCCCATCAGCCTAGTTTGGTGCAGCCTAATCAATACTTCAAACTGCCCCTTTGATAGCCTACCACGTGGGATTCGAATTACAGGTTTCCCACCATTGAACCAATTTCAGACTTTCCCCTCCAAGTCAAACATAACAACCT
This DNA window, taken from Vigna radiata var. radiata cultivar VC1973A chromosome 5, Vradiata_ver6, whole genome shotgun sequence, encodes the following:
- the LOC106762703 gene encoding F-box/LRR-repeat protein At5g63520, encoding MVLNSMEKPSSSRKSSTKVKASSDANTSLSMLNEDLLQNILARLPAVPFASAACVSKAWNSLCNRILSRPKLSSALSLNPSLPDAVNEVVQRVLSEPIRPHFAIANTGTGFCTSKTLRLIRQSLGSNIPIIVTVANGIIGRDAITDEFKEVKWGALFSGFGEETYAKSINEGLVLTVGYLPGLKVEAVPLRRPQKSSQAPWVDNFIKDIKEYSAIASGRQFPVGIILFGEASSDMKLVLEKLDYAMPMETIVVGDERGSFDFVHKSGNDSRIICSKRGNVEAVALVFAQDRDRSLGTIRFHVALSDGVSTVGPRYKAASVRSNPTDCATWLTARREGQQELLDGQSILLDINNLLDNHIESPDLYIGVIKHRKFSTGAEKPMPRTCVAYHGIVGGDEEYLYVDGIGIKTGDFFQFYFSDPNTASASLTKVHEALKNITLERNSKSFKGDGDSAANVFGGLIFACYGRGESFFGRPNVDSSPFLENFPGVPFSGIFCGGEMVRPCTTVIGQCEGASPFSCCLHVYSTVYLAMSYTPPSVED